From Yersinia hibernica, a single genomic window includes:
- a CDS encoding amino acid permease yields the protein MEQQLQDSTLKRGLKNRHIQLIALGGAIGTGLFLGIAQTIKMAGPSVILGYAIGGFIAFLIMRQLGEMVVEEPVAGSFSHFAYKYWGDFAGFLSGWNYWAMFILVGMAELTAVGIYIQYWWPEIPTWVSAAIFFVLINAINLVNVRMYGETEFWFAIIKVAAIIGMIVFGAYLLASGSGGPNASVTNLWAQGGFMPHGFSGLVMAMAVIMFSFGGLEMVGITAAEAEDPHHSIPKATNQVVYRILIFYIGSLAVLLSLYPWGKVVEGGSPFVMIFHALDSNLVATILNVVVLTAALSVYNSGVYCNSRMLFGLASQGNAPKLLTKVNKRGVPILSIALSALATSAGVVINYIMPGKAFELLMALVVSTLVINWVMICLAHLKFRAAKEREGVVPRFKALWYPYGNYLCLLFLMLILVIMYLTDGIQISVLMIPAWIALLWCGFILTRRKGKNSQSKVEGSSTV from the coding sequence ATGGAACAGCAGTTACAGGATTCAACACTAAAACGTGGTTTAAAAAACCGACATATTCAGTTGATTGCTCTGGGGGGAGCTATCGGCACTGGGCTATTTCTGGGGATAGCACAGACCATCAAGATGGCTGGCCCATCGGTGATATTGGGCTATGCCATTGGCGGATTTATTGCATTCCTGATTATGCGCCAGTTAGGTGAAATGGTGGTCGAGGAGCCTGTAGCTGGCTCATTCAGTCATTTTGCCTACAAATATTGGGGCGATTTCGCGGGGTTCTTGTCGGGTTGGAACTACTGGGCGATGTTTATCTTGGTCGGGATGGCCGAATTAACTGCGGTAGGTATTTATATTCAATATTGGTGGCCAGAAATTCCAACATGGGTTTCAGCCGCAATATTCTTTGTTCTAATCAATGCCATCAATCTTGTTAACGTCCGTATGTATGGTGAAACTGAGTTTTGGTTCGCTATCATCAAGGTTGCCGCCATCATTGGTATGATAGTGTTTGGCGCATATCTGTTGGCATCAGGTTCGGGTGGGCCAAATGCTTCCGTCACCAATCTCTGGGCGCAGGGGGGCTTTATGCCTCATGGCTTTAGTGGGCTGGTGATGGCTATGGCTGTGATTATGTTTTCTTTCGGTGGCTTGGAAATGGTCGGTATCACTGCCGCAGAAGCTGAAGATCCACATCATAGTATTCCTAAAGCGACTAATCAGGTTGTCTACCGTATTCTTATCTTTTATATCGGCTCATTAGCGGTGCTTTTATCCCTTTATCCATGGGGCAAAGTCGTGGAGGGCGGTAGCCCTTTTGTGATGATTTTCCATGCGCTGGACAGTAATTTGGTGGCGACAATTCTCAACGTGGTGGTGTTGACCGCAGCATTATCAGTCTACAACAGTGGGGTTTATTGCAATAGCCGCATGTTGTTTGGCCTGGCATCACAGGGAAATGCGCCCAAGTTATTGACCAAAGTTAATAAGCGCGGGGTACCCATTCTGTCAATTGCGCTTTCTGCTTTGGCGACTTCTGCTGGCGTAGTCATTAACTATATTATGCCCGGTAAGGCATTTGAATTACTGATGGCGCTGGTGGTATCAACATTAGTCATCAATTGGGTCATGATTTGCCTAGCCCACCTGAAATTCCGTGCAGCAAAAGAACGAGAGGGGGTGGTACCGCGTTTCAAAGCATTATGGTACCCCTATGGTAATTATCTGTGTTTGCTCTTCCTAATGCTGATTCTGGTCATTATGTATCTTACTGATGGAATTCAGATTTCGGTGCTGATGATTCCAGCATGGATTGCACTATTATGGTGCGGATTTATATTGACTCGGCGCAAAGGTAAAAATAGCCAATCGAAAGTGGAAGGTTCAAGCACAGTCTAA
- a CDS encoding DUF2627 domain-containing protein yields the protein MCGIFSKEVLSKDVSVEYRFSADPYLSASSSNDSSLSM from the coding sequence ATGTGTGGCATTTTCAGTAAAGAAGTTCTGAGTAAAGACGTTAGCGTTGAATACCGCTTCTCTGCCGATCCTTATCTTAGTGCCTCAAGCAGTAACGACTCTAGTTTGTCTATGTAA
- the pagP gene encoding lipid IV(A) palmitoyltransferase PagP yields the protein MNYKHIVTACLFCSLWLGQTDAVLAEGKSPPANTSPDQTDAPSADNGNLWHRLMHNISLAWDSPNQELYIPLNTWHNRWTYDDDKIESYNERPWGIGYGKYRYDEDNNWHAVYAMAFMDSHNKVEPIIGYGYQKMWIPGEMDGWRFGVGFTASITARHEYHYIPIPLPLPLLSIEYNKFALQTTYIPGTYNNGNVLFTWMRWQF from the coding sequence ATGAATTATAAACATATTGTTACCGCGTGTCTGTTCTGTAGCCTTTGGCTCGGCCAGACTGACGCGGTTCTGGCCGAGGGTAAATCCCCCCCCGCCAATACTTCACCCGATCAAACAGATGCGCCATCAGCAGATAATGGCAATCTGTGGCACCGCCTGATGCACAATATCTCACTCGCGTGGGATTCCCCCAATCAAGAACTGTATATCCCGCTGAATACGTGGCACAACCGCTGGACCTATGATGATGACAAGATAGAGTCATACAATGAGCGCCCTTGGGGTATCGGTTACGGTAAGTATCGCTATGATGAGGATAACAACTGGCATGCGGTCTATGCGATGGCATTTATGGACTCACATAATAAAGTCGAACCAATTATAGGTTATGGCTATCAAAAAATGTGGATTCCGGGGGAAATGGATGGCTGGCGTTTTGGGGTCGGTTTTACCGCCAGTATTACCGCTCGCCATGAATATCATTACATTCCAATTCCATTACCTTTGCCGCTGCTGTCTATTGAGTATAATAAGTTTGCTCTACAAACTACCTATATTCCCGGTACTTATAATAATGGTAATGTATTGTTTACTTGGATGCGCTGGCAATTCTAA
- the ftsI gene encoding peptidoglycan glycosyltransferase FtsI — MISKSKNDSASFIRWRFSLLCGCILLSFFGLIARVAWLQIVEPDPLVKEEDMRSVRVVATPNTRGMITDRNGHPLAVSVPVEAIWADPTTVLAKGGVSVSERWQALAQELHMPIDQLSHRIQQNPQARFIYLARQVEPDVAEYIQRLKLPGIAIKEESRRFYPSGDVAANLVGFTNIDDQGIEGVEKSFNSLLSGTAGSRVVRKDRFGRVVEDISSTDSHPGQNVQLSIDERLQAEASHALSNAVVFNKADSGSAVVIDVNTGEVLAMANYPTFNPNNRADTPEENFRNRAISDIFEPGSTVKPMVVMTALQRQLVKPDAVLDTHPYILSGHLIKDVALYSALSLTGVLQKSSDVGVSRLALAMPASALIQTYTAFGLGQPTQLALTGESRGLMPHRQRWSDLDRATFSFGYGLMVTPLQLARVYATIGSFGIYRPLSITKVDPPVLGQRVFPEGLVRQVEHMMESVALPGGGGVKAAVRGYRVAVKTGTAKKIGPNGQYIDKYVAYTAGVAPASQPRFALVVVINNPQGGKYYGGAVSAPVFSDIMGQILRTMNVEPDAIPGNGIRHS; from the coding sequence GTGATATCTAAATCAAAGAATGATTCTGCCAGCTTTATTCGTTGGCGCTTTAGCTTGCTATGTGGCTGCATTTTACTGTCATTTTTTGGTCTGATAGCCAGGGTGGCATGGCTGCAAATTGTTGAGCCTGACCCGTTGGTAAAAGAAGAAGACATGCGCTCAGTGCGGGTGGTGGCAACACCCAATACGCGCGGTATGATTACCGATAGAAATGGCCACCCTTTGGCAGTCAGTGTGCCGGTTGAAGCTATCTGGGCTGATCCCACAACCGTGTTGGCGAAAGGTGGCGTCAGTGTATCTGAACGTTGGCAGGCATTAGCGCAGGAACTCCATATGCCAATCGACCAACTCAGCCATCGTATCCAACAAAATCCACAGGCCCGTTTTATCTATCTTGCCCGGCAAGTAGAGCCGGATGTTGCTGAATATATTCAACGGCTGAAATTGCCCGGTATCGCGATAAAAGAGGAATCACGGCGTTTTTATCCCTCAGGTGATGTTGCTGCGAATCTGGTGGGGTTTACGAATATCGATGACCAAGGTATTGAAGGGGTTGAAAAAAGCTTTAATTCCTTACTCAGTGGCACGGCGGGTAGTCGAGTGGTCCGAAAAGACCGATTTGGTCGCGTGGTTGAGGATATCTCTTCGACCGACAGTCATCCGGGGCAGAATGTTCAACTCAGTATTGATGAGCGGCTTCAGGCGGAGGCCTCGCATGCATTGAGCAATGCTGTGGTGTTCAACAAAGCGGATTCCGGCTCAGCGGTAGTTATTGATGTTAACACCGGCGAGGTGTTGGCAATGGCCAACTATCCGACCTTTAATCCTAATAATCGGGCTGATACCCCGGAGGAGAATTTTCGTAATCGGGCCATCAGCGATATTTTTGAACCGGGCTCTACGGTTAAACCGATGGTTGTTATGACGGCCCTACAACGTCAGTTGGTGAAGCCGGATGCGGTGCTGGACACTCATCCCTACATATTAAGTGGCCACCTAATTAAAGACGTGGCACTTTACTCGGCACTGTCATTGACCGGTGTGTTGCAGAAGTCCAGTGATGTGGGGGTGTCGCGATTAGCACTGGCGATGCCGGCCTCTGCGCTGATACAGACCTACACAGCATTTGGCTTGGGCCAGCCGACTCAGCTAGCACTGACCGGTGAAAGCCGCGGGCTGATGCCGCATCGGCAGCGCTGGAGTGACCTAGACCGCGCGACTTTCTCGTTCGGCTATGGTTTGATGGTGACGCCGCTACAATTGGCCCGCGTGTATGCCACTATTGGCAGCTTCGGTATTTATCGCCCATTGTCAATTACCAAGGTTGACCCTCCGGTGCTGGGCCAGCGGGTATTCCCCGAAGGATTGGTGCGCCAGGTTGAGCATATGATGGAAAGTGTGGCATTACCCGGTGGTGGTGGGGTGAAAGCCGCGGTACGGGGTTATCGGGTGGCGGTTAAAACCGGAACCGCCAAGAAAATTGGGCCCAATGGCCAATATATTGATAAATATGTGGCTTATACCGCCGGTGTTGCTCCGGCCAGCCAACCCCGCTTTGCTTTAGTGGTGGTCATTAACAACCCACAGGGCGGGAAATATTATGGTGGCGCAGTATCAGCACCGGTATTTAGCGATATTATGGGGCAAATATTGCGCACCATGAATGTGGAGCCAGATGCTATTCCTGGCAATGGGATTCGGCATAGCTAA
- the cspE gene encoding transcription antiterminator/RNA stability regulator CspE: MAKIKGQVKWFNESKGFGFITPADGSKDVFVHFSAIQGNGFKTLAEGQNVEFEIQDGQKGPSAVNVTAI; the protein is encoded by the coding sequence ATGGCAAAGATCAAAGGTCAAGTTAAGTGGTTCAACGAGTCTAAAGGTTTCGGTTTCATCACTCCAGCTGACGGCAGCAAAGATGTGTTCGTACACTTCTCTGCAATCCAGGGTAATGGCTTCAAAACCCTGGCTGAAGGCCAGAACGTAGAGTTCGAAATCCAAGACGGTCAGAAAGGTCCGTCTGCAGTAAACGTTACTGCAATCTAA
- the rlmA gene encoding 23S rRNA (guanine(745)-N(1))-methyltransferase, producing MSYQCPLCHQAMQQSRQQWRCSNNHQFDCAKEGYVNLMPVQHKGSKQPGDSPEMMQARRAFLDAGYYQPLQQRIAEMLDKALPQDAAMLLDIGCGEGYYTAAVADRLNRQRQMSIFGLDVAKVAVRYGAKRYPQVSFCVASSHRLPFANQSLDAVLRIYAPCKATELARTVKPGGIVVTVAPGPRHLYQLKALIYAQVQLHDDTPEHLAGFELLSSEKLAYEMKLTGKQSFNLLQMTPFAWRASIDVGQELAARSSFTCETDFVIAVHRRKESLEDDAELKSAAPEI from the coding sequence ATGTCTTATCAGTGCCCCCTTTGCCATCAGGCCATGCAGCAAAGCCGACAACAGTGGCGTTGTAGCAATAACCACCAGTTTGATTGCGCCAAAGAGGGTTACGTCAATTTAATGCCGGTGCAGCATAAAGGTTCGAAACAACCCGGTGATAGCCCGGAAATGATGCAGGCGCGGCGCGCATTTCTGGATGCCGGCTATTATCAACCTTTGCAGCAGCGGATTGCTGAGATGCTGGATAAAGCACTCCCCCAAGATGCCGCTATGTTGCTGGATATCGGCTGCGGGGAGGGCTATTACACTGCGGCGGTAGCTGACCGGTTAAATCGGCAGCGCCAGATGTCTATTTTCGGATTAGATGTTGCCAAAGTGGCGGTAAGATACGGCGCAAAACGCTACCCCCAAGTGAGTTTTTGTGTGGCATCCAGCCACCGATTACCTTTCGCCAATCAGTCTCTGGACGCGGTATTACGCATTTATGCCCCCTGCAAGGCAACAGAGTTGGCGCGAACAGTGAAACCCGGTGGGATTGTTGTCACCGTGGCACCTGGCCCCCGCCATCTTTATCAATTAAAAGCGCTCATTTATGCCCAGGTACAACTGCACGACGATACGCCAGAGCATTTGGCCGGGTTTGAGCTGCTCAGCAGTGAAAAATTGGCTTACGAAATGAAGTTAACGGGCAAACAGAGCTTTAATTTATTGCAAATGACGCCTTTTGCGTGGCGCGCATCGATTGACGTCGGGCAAGAACTGGCCGCTCGGTCATCTTTTACCTGTGAGACAGATTTTGTTATTGCAGTACATCGCCGTAAAGAAAGTCTCGAGGATGATGCTGAGCTAAAGAGTGCTGCACCAGAAATATAA
- a CDS encoding PAS domain S-box protein has protein sequence MALHPASFDDHIFRLLIDAVDDYAIYIIDAQGHILTWNNGAERNTGYSAEEVIGQSFELFYTPEDLATELPAKGLRHANQFGHYENQGWRVRKNGKRFWGNLTLSALHDSDSNLQGFVHVTRDLTDKWQRENALRKSEEQFRHLISEVEDYAIYMIDTHGRILTWNKGGERNEGYTSDEIIGEHFALLFTPEDISAGLPEKSLAKAVAEGNFQTEGWHVRKNGIRYWASVAINPMHDDSGKLLGFTKIVRDLTERRQREEALRISEERFRLMVDTVEDYAILMLDPWGRVTTWNHGAERNIGYASNEIIGQHFGCFFLPEDIAAGLPEKLLKTSASASRVEREGWLVRKDMTRYWAVTIISVVHDNSGKLLGYAKIIRDMSERKQREDALRASEITRYEEREQLHRVLSSIQEGIISLDTEGRVVLMNPKAEEMTGRSQNEACGLPIEEIFILWSPLQDKNQLVAINQCLSEGRHTLLPEGSQLLSSQGERQEIRCSASPIRDRDNQLTGAVVVFQDVTRARHEQRELQYQANHDMLTGLINRRRLEERLNQSISQLGKDEQHILCYVDLDYFKDVNDSAGHEAGDMVLRMVAQTMQQAVRDNDIVARLGGDEFAIVLFNCQNKPAAEVLERVVTDIAAIQFHWHGQSYSFTASLGAVSLTQQTENAAQAMRQADIACYAAKHAGRNRLSLAL, from the coding sequence ATGGCTTTGCATCCGGCATCATTTGACGACCACATCTTTCGGCTATTAATTGATGCCGTTGATGACTACGCCATATATATCATTGATGCCCAAGGACATATTCTTACCTGGAATAATGGTGCCGAACGCAACACGGGGTATAGCGCCGAAGAGGTGATTGGCCAATCTTTCGAGCTGTTTTATACCCCAGAAGACTTGGCCACCGAGTTACCAGCCAAAGGTCTACGCCACGCGAATCAGTTCGGTCATTATGAGAATCAAGGCTGGCGAGTTCGTAAGAATGGCAAACGTTTTTGGGGCAACCTCACTCTCAGCGCATTGCACGACTCAGACAGTAATTTGCAAGGTTTTGTGCATGTTACCCGTGATCTGACGGATAAATGGCAGCGCGAAAATGCATTGCGCAAAAGTGAAGAACAATTTCGTCATCTGATCAGTGAAGTCGAAGATTACGCCATCTACATGATAGACACTCACGGCCGCATTTTAACTTGGAACAAAGGCGGCGAGCGCAATGAGGGCTATACCAGTGATGAAATCATTGGCGAACATTTTGCCCTGCTATTCACACCAGAGGATATCTCTGCTGGCCTGCCAGAGAAATCACTGGCAAAAGCGGTTGCCGAGGGTAATTTCCAAACTGAAGGCTGGCATGTCCGTAAAAATGGCATTCGCTATTGGGCCAGTGTTGCAATTAATCCGATGCATGATGACAGTGGCAAGCTCTTGGGGTTTACCAAAATTGTCCGTGACCTGACGGAGCGACGCCAGCGCGAAGAAGCATTACGCATCAGTGAAGAGCGCTTTCGCCTGATGGTTGATACCGTTGAAGATTATGCCATTTTGATGCTTGACCCATGGGGCCGGGTCACGACTTGGAACCACGGGGCAGAACGTAATATTGGTTATGCCAGCAATGAAATCATCGGCCAGCATTTCGGTTGTTTCTTTCTGCCTGAGGATATCGCCGCCGGCTTACCGGAGAAATTACTGAAAACCTCAGCGTCCGCCAGCCGGGTAGAACGTGAGGGTTGGCTGGTGCGCAAAGACATGACTCGCTATTGGGCCGTCACCATTATCAGCGTAGTTCATGATAACAGTGGCAAACTGCTGGGATATGCCAAAATAATCCGGGATATGAGCGAGCGAAAACAGCGCGAAGATGCACTGCGTGCCAGCGAAATTACGCGCTATGAGGAGCGGGAGCAACTGCATCGGGTATTGTCATCCATTCAGGAAGGAATTATCTCGCTTGATACTGAAGGCCGCGTGGTATTAATGAATCCCAAAGCTGAAGAAATGACCGGACGCAGCCAGAATGAAGCCTGTGGCCTGCCCATAGAGGAAATATTTATTTTATGGTCGCCACTACAGGATAAAAATCAATTAGTTGCTATCAATCAGTGCCTATCCGAAGGGCGTCATACTCTATTGCCAGAAGGCAGCCAACTGTTATCGAGCCAAGGGGAGCGCCAGGAAATTCGCTGCTCCGCCTCACCTATTCGCGATCGTGATAATCAGCTCACGGGGGCAGTGGTGGTATTCCAAGACGTGACTCGAGCTCGTCATGAACAGCGAGAGCTGCAATATCAAGCCAATCACGATATGTTGACCGGTTTAATTAATCGACGGAGATTGGAGGAGCGGCTCAATCAGTCAATCAGCCAATTGGGTAAAGATGAACAGCATATTCTCTGCTATGTCGATTTAGATTACTTCAAGGATGTCAATGACAGTGCCGGTCACGAAGCGGGCGATATGGTGCTCAGAATGGTGGCTCAAACCATGCAGCAAGCCGTCCGTGACAATGATATTGTGGCCCGTTTAGGCGGCGATGAATTTGCTATTGTGCTGTTTAATTGCCAGAACAAACCGGCCGCTGAAGTGTTGGAAAGAGTGGTCACCGACATAGCGGCAATTCAATTCCATTGGCACGGTCAATCCTATTCATTTACCGCCAGCCTCGGGGCAGTATCATTGACCCAGCAAACTGAAAACGCGGCACAAGCCATGCGCCAGGCCGATATTGCCTGTTATGCCGCAAAACATGCTGGCCGCAACCGCTTATCCCTCGCCCTATAA
- the mntP gene encoding manganese efflux pump MntP: protein MNLSATLVLAFAMSMDAFAASIGKGASLHKPHFKEALRTGLIFGVIEAITPLIGWCIGLFASQYVLEWDHWIAFSLLFILGCRMIFEGAKQHVEETERMRSHSFWVLVMTAIATSLDAMAIGVGLAFLQVNIVHTAMAIGMATMIMATLGMLIGRYIGPLLGKRAEIIGGIVLIAIGFNILYEHIYRVAA, encoded by the coding sequence ATGAATCTATCTGCAACACTCGTTCTTGCTTTTGCGATGTCTATGGATGCCTTTGCAGCATCTATTGGTAAAGGCGCCAGTCTACATAAGCCCCATTTTAAAGAAGCTCTGCGCACCGGTCTTATCTTTGGTGTGATAGAAGCTATTACCCCGTTGATTGGATGGTGCATTGGCCTATTTGCTAGTCAATATGTCTTGGAATGGGACCACTGGATTGCCTTTAGCCTACTGTTTATTCTGGGTTGCCGGATGATTTTTGAAGGTGCAAAACAGCACGTCGAAGAAACAGAAAGAATGCGCAGCCACAGTTTTTGGGTTTTAGTGATGACAGCCATCGCCACCAGCCTTGATGCCATGGCCATTGGCGTTGGCTTGGCGTTCTTGCAAGTGAATATAGTGCATACCGCCATGGCCATTGGGATGGCCACCATGATAATGGCGACGCTGGGTATGTTGATTGGCCGTTATATTGGCCCGTTGCTCGGTAAACGGGCTGAGATTATCGGCGGTATCGTATTGATAGCTATAGGCTTTAATATTCTCTATGAGCATATTTATCGTGTTGCAGCCTAA
- the pgeF gene encoding peptidoglycan editing factor PgeF: MTDFSPQLSRITSICHGFGNKSALLPDCLQPYQALQANKKQVHGTTIIDVTQPGQECGDADGLYTKQSGILLTVLTADCLPVIFSQRQGKGIAVVHAGWRGLLDGIILKMVERIGRDDDPANWVAAIGPAARSCCYEVNEELVERFINELPLAGNIISPRFRHLNLAAIAEHQLRGAGIHQIDRVGSCTICTKAAHDGRDGKPHFKYTSFRRTSQQQVIDPSHPGIKGRNQYSGLIILP; the protein is encoded by the coding sequence ATGACTGATTTTTCACCGCAACTCAGCCGAATCACCTCTATCTGTCATGGTTTTGGCAATAAATCTGCGCTCTTACCTGACTGCCTCCAACCTTATCAAGCCTTACAAGCCAATAAAAAACAGGTTCATGGCACCACAATTATTGATGTGACACAGCCTGGGCAAGAGTGCGGGGATGCTGATGGCCTCTATACCAAGCAATCTGGCATCCTGTTAACTGTCCTGACGGCGGATTGCCTACCGGTGATTTTCAGTCAACGGCAAGGAAAAGGCATTGCGGTGGTTCATGCTGGCTGGCGCGGCCTATTAGACGGCATTATTTTAAAGATGGTTGAGCGCATTGGTCGCGATGATGATCCCGCCAATTGGGTCGCCGCCATTGGCCCAGCTGCCCGCTCCTGCTGTTATGAAGTCAATGAAGAACTGGTGGAGCGGTTTATTAACGAATTACCGTTGGCCGGGAATATCATTTCGCCCCGTTTTCGCCATCTAAACTTAGCGGCCATTGCTGAGCACCAGTTGCGCGGCGCGGGAATTCATCAAATTGATAGAGTCGGCAGTTGTACAATATGTACCAAAGCCGCGCATGATGGGCGCGATGGTAAACCGCATTTCAAATACACCAGTTTTCGCAGAACCAGCCAGCAGCAGGTCATTGACCCTAGCCACCCTGGCATTAAAGGCCGCAATCAATATTCGGGATTAATTATTTTACCTTAG
- a CDS encoding TonB-dependent receptor: MNKNISIRADHKRLAPRLLCVMIGAALGTLSASSWAATAPNAAVDSAKADEAKKTDTITVVGTQDTFRAGGNDLIPTYLDGQVANGGRIGFLGQQDARNVPFNVIGYTSKLVEDKQARTLADVVRNDASVQNVRGYGNASQNFRIRGFNLDGDDISFGGLFGVLPRQVIDTSMVERVEVFKGPNVFVNGISPSGSGVGGMINLEPKRAGDTPLTRVSLDYTSAAKVGGALDVGRRFGDNDQFGVRVNALHREGETAIHDQKERTTAFSTGLDYRGERARTSLDVGYQKQTVHGMRTDVGIGSATIIPEPPAATLNYGQQWVYTDMATTYGMLRSEYDLSQNWTVYGTIGASHNDETGQYGSPILTSANNGDAKIDRLYVPYVSDSIAGLGGVRGHFETGPVTHKMNIGYAANYRTAKSAFNMSERVDTNIYNPGVIPFPPTSTLPGYTSPSQDPQLNSQVRASSISVSDTLSAMDDKVQLMLGLRRQEVVIRNFDSGVPDSKNVQDAMKVTPVYGVLVKPWENVSLYANHIEALSPGKVAPWYTANAGNVTGIIHAKQNEVGVKFDNKRYGGTLALFEITRPAGAIDAKTNIYSLSGEQRNRGVELNVFGEPVFGTRLLGSAVWLDPILTEAQNSQNNGNYAVGVARYQLVFGGEYDIKAVEGLTATGTVTRSGSQYANQENTLKLKPWTRLDLGMRYTMPLKETNLIWRANLENVTNERYWESVEDTGTYMYQGNPRELKLSVSMDF; the protein is encoded by the coding sequence ATGAATAAAAATATCTCTATCCGGGCGGATCACAAACGGCTGGCACCGCGTCTTTTGTGCGTGATGATCGGCGCTGCGCTCGGTACTTTATCCGCATCTTCATGGGCGGCCACAGCACCCAATGCCGCGGTGGATAGCGCGAAAGCGGATGAAGCCAAAAAAACTGACACCATCACCGTGGTCGGGACACAAGATACTTTCCGTGCCGGTGGCAATGATTTAATTCCAACTTATTTGGATGGTCAGGTGGCTAATGGCGGGCGTATCGGCTTCCTTGGTCAGCAAGATGCGCGTAACGTACCATTTAACGTGATTGGCTATACCTCTAAGCTGGTTGAAGATAAGCAAGCGCGGACACTGGCCGATGTGGTCAGAAATGATGCCTCAGTGCAGAATGTGCGCGGCTATGGTAATGCTTCACAGAACTTCCGCATCCGAGGTTTTAACCTTGATGGCGATGATATTTCATTCGGCGGTTTGTTCGGTGTCCTGCCGCGCCAAGTTATTGATACCAGTATGGTTGAGCGGGTTGAAGTATTTAAAGGCCCGAACGTATTTGTGAACGGTATCTCACCAAGCGGCAGCGGTGTCGGCGGGATGATTAACCTGGAGCCCAAACGCGCGGGCGATACTCCGTTGACCCGAGTCAGTCTGGATTACACTTCAGCTGCTAAAGTGGGGGGCGCGCTGGATGTTGGCCGCCGCTTTGGCGACAATGACCAATTTGGTGTGCGGGTGAACGCACTGCATCGGGAGGGTGAAACTGCCATTCATGACCAGAAAGAGCGCACAACCGCATTCTCTACGGGGTTAGATTATCGTGGCGAACGTGCCCGTACCTCTTTAGATGTCGGTTACCAAAAACAAACTGTGCATGGTATGCGGACTGATGTTGGTATTGGTAGCGCGACAATAATTCCAGAACCGCCAGCTGCGACCTTAAATTATGGTCAGCAGTGGGTGTATACCGATATGGCAACCACCTACGGTATGTTACGCAGCGAGTATGATTTAAGCCAGAACTGGACCGTCTACGGCACAATTGGTGCTAGCCACAATGATGAAACCGGACAATATGGATCGCCGATCCTGACCAGCGCTAATAATGGGGATGCCAAAATAGATCGTCTTTATGTGCCTTATGTTTCTGACTCTATTGCCGGTTTAGGCGGTGTTCGTGGTCATTTCGAAACCGGCCCAGTCACACATAAGATGAATATCGGCTATGCCGCTAACTATCGCACAGCTAAATCGGCTTTCAATATGTCTGAACGGGTAGATACCAATATCTATAATCCGGGTGTTATTCCTTTCCCACCCACATCGACTCTACCTGGCTATACCAGCCCTAGCCAAGATCCTCAGCTCAACAGTCAAGTCCGCGCCAGCAGTATTTCTGTCTCTGATACCTTATCGGCAATGGATGATAAGGTGCAGCTGATGTTGGGGCTACGCCGTCAGGAAGTGGTTATCCGCAACTTTGACAGTGGTGTACCGGACAGTAAAAATGTACAAGATGCAATGAAAGTGACCCCGGTCTATGGCGTGTTGGTTAAGCCATGGGAAAATGTGTCTCTGTATGCTAACCACATTGAAGCGCTGTCTCCGGGTAAAGTTGCCCCTTGGTATACTGCTAATGCCGGGAATGTTACTGGCATTATTCATGCCAAACAGAATGAAGTGGGGGTGAAATTTGATAATAAACGCTATGGTGGCACATTAGCGCTATTTGAAATCACCCGACCTGCCGGGGCGATTGATGCCAAAACCAATATTTATAGTTTGAGCGGCGAACAGCGTAACCGTGGGGTTGAATTAAACGTATTTGGTGAGCCGGTGTTTGGTACGCGCCTGTTAGGGAGTGCCGTGTGGTTAGACCCGATACTGACCGAAGCGCAAAATAGCCAAAATAATGGTAACTATGCCGTCGGGGTTGCCCGCTATCAGTTAGTGTTTGGCGGTGAGTATGATATTAAGGCGGTCGAGGGGTTAACTGCGACCGGAACCGTCACTCGTTCTGGCTCTCAGTATGCTAACCAAGAAAATACCTTAAAACTTAAACCGTGGACGCGTCTGGATCTGGGGATGCGCTATACCATGCCGCTGAAAGAAACCAACCTTATCTGGCGCGCTAACCTGGAGAACGTGACCAACGAACGTTACTGGGAATCAGTTGAAGATACCGGAACTTATATGTACCAAGGTAATCCGCGTGAGCTAAAACTGTCGGTCTCAATGGACTTCTAA